The following are encoded in a window of Vicugna pacos chromosome 28, VicPac4, whole genome shotgun sequence genomic DNA:
- the LMAN2L gene encoding VIP36-like protein isoform X2 — translation MQPGPVFGNMDKFVGLGVFVDTYPNEEKQQERVFPYISAMVNNGSLSYDHERDGRPTELGGCTAIVRNLHYDTFLVIRYVKRHLTIMMDIDGKHEWRDCIEVPGVRLPRGYYFGTSSITGDLSDNHDVISLKLFELTVERTPEEEKLHRDVFLPSVDNMKLPEMTAPLPPLSGLALFLIVFFSLVFSVFAIVIGIILYNKWQEQSRKRFY, via the exons ATGCAGCCAG ggcCTGTGTTTGGAAACATGGACAAATTTGTGGGGCTGGGAGTATTTGTAGACACCTATCCCAATGAGGAGAAGCAGCAAGAG CGGGTGTTCCCCTACATCTCAGCCATGGTGAACAATGGCTCCCTCAGCTACGACCACGAGCGGGACGGGCGGCCTACGGAGCTGGGGGGCTGTACAGCCATTGTCCGCAACCTCCATTATGACACCTTCCTCGTGATTCGCTATGTCAAGAGGCATTTGACG ATAATGATGGACATCGACGGCAAGCATGAGTGGAGGGACTGCATTGAGGTGCCCGGGGTCCGTCTGCCCCGGGGCTACTACTTTGGCACCTCCTCCATCACTGGGGACCTCTCGG ATAATCATGACGTCATTTCCCTGAAGCTGTTTGAGCTGACAGTGGAGAGGACCCCGGAAGAGGAGAAGCTGCATCGAGACGTGTTCCTGCCCTCGGTGGACAACATGAAGCTGCCTGAGA tgaCAGCCCCACTGCCGCCCCTGAGTGGCCTGGCCCTCTTTCTCATCGTCTTCTTCTCCTTGGTGTTCTCTGTGTTTGCCATTGTCATTGGGATCATACTCTACAACAAATGGCAGGAACAGAGCCGAAAGCGCTTCTACTGA
- the LMAN2L gene encoding VIP36-like protein isoform X3, translating to MGMAWQSGTQRIGCSQRVFPYISAMVNNGSLSYDHERDGRPTELGGCTAIVRNLHYDTFLVIRYVKRHLTIMMDIDGKHEWRDCIEVPGVRLPRGYYFGTSSITGDLSDNHDVISLKLFELTVERTPEEEKLHRDVFLPSVDNMKLPEMTAPLPPLSGLALFLIVFFSLVFSVFAIVIGIILYNKWQEQSRKRFY from the exons ATGGGGATGGCTTGGCAATCTGGTACACAAAGGATCGGATGCAGCCAG CGGGTGTTCCCCTACATCTCAGCCATGGTGAACAATGGCTCCCTCAGCTACGACCACGAGCGGGACGGGCGGCCTACGGAGCTGGGGGGCTGTACAGCCATTGTCCGCAACCTCCATTATGACACCTTCCTCGTGATTCGCTATGTCAAGAGGCATTTGACG ATAATGATGGACATCGACGGCAAGCATGAGTGGAGGGACTGCATTGAGGTGCCCGGGGTCCGTCTGCCCCGGGGCTACTACTTTGGCACCTCCTCCATCACTGGGGACCTCTCGG ATAATCATGACGTCATTTCCCTGAAGCTGTTTGAGCTGACAGTGGAGAGGACCCCGGAAGAGGAGAAGCTGCATCGAGACGTGTTCCTGCCCTCGGTGGACAACATGAAGCTGCCTGAGA tgaCAGCCCCACTGCCGCCCCTGAGTGGCCTGGCCCTCTTTCTCATCGTCTTCTTCTCCTTGGTGTTCTCTGTGTTTGCCATTGTCATTGGGATCATACTCTACAACAAATGGCAGGAACAGAGCCGAAAGCGCTTCTACTGA